The sequence GCCGGGATGTGCCGTGGTGACGGGGATGTCCAGGTTCTCGATGGTCTTCGTGGTGCCGGGATCGACGATCAGCCGGGCCCCGGGATTCGCGGCGAGGAGTGCGGGCAGTTTCTCGGTGTCGATGTGGTCGTAGTGCTGATGGGTGATCAGGACGGCGTCGAGGTCGCGGAGGGACTCGAAGCCGGTGGAGAACGCGCCGGGGTCGAAGAGCAGCCGGGCTTGTGCGGTCTCCACGAGCACGCAGGAGTGGCCGTAGCGGACGAGTTTCACGGGCGAGGCCCCCTTGTTGGCGATGTGGCAGTAACCGTTCGCTTCCCTATACGCTGCCAGCATGACGAGCACCGAGCAGGCCGTCGAGACGTTCGACTCGCTCAACCCGGCGACGGACGAGGTCGTCGGCACCCATCCCGTGCATGACGCCGACGCTGTCGAGGCCGCGGTGACCAGGGCTCGTGCCGCCGCGACATGGTGGGCCTCGCTCGGGTTCGACGGCCGCGCCGAACGACTTCGCCGCTGGAAGGGTGTGCTCGCGCGCCGGCTGCCGGAGTTGTGCGAGCTGGTGAGCGCCGAGACCGGCAAGCCGGAAGGCGACGCGCAACTGGAGATCGTGCTGGCCATCGAGCACATCGAGTGGGCGGCCCGCAACGCGAAGAAGGTGCTCGGGCCGAAGCGGCGCTCCTCGGGGCTGCTGCTCTCCAACCAGGTGGCCACGGTCGAGTACCAGCCGCTCGGCGTCGTCGGGGTGATCGGTCCCTGGAACTTTCCGGTCTTCACTCCGCTGGGGTCGGTGGCCTACGCGCTGGCGGCAGGCAACGCCGTGGTGTTCAAGCCGAGCGAGTACACACCCGGGGTGGGTGCGTGGCTGGTCGATGCCTTCGCCGAGGTCGTCGGCGAGAAGCCGGTGCTCCAGCTCGTCACCGGTTTCGGCGCGACCGGAGCGGCGCTCGTCGGCGCGGACGTGGACAAGATCGCGTTCACCGGATCGGCCGCGACCGGAAAGAAGATCATGGCGGCTGCGGCGGACCGCCTGACACCGGTGGTCATCGAGGCCGGTGGCAAGGACGCGCTGATCGTGGACGCCGATGCCGACCTCGACGCCGCGGCGGACGCGGCGGTGTGGGGCGCGTTCTGGAACGCGGGACAGACGTGTGTCGGCGTCGAACGCGTCTACGTGCACACGGCGGTGTACGAGGAGTTCGTCGCGAAGCTCACCAGGCTGGCGCGTGAGGTGCGGCCCGGCGAACACTACGGGCCGATGACCATGCGCTCGCAGCTCGGCGTGGTGCGAAGGCACATCGCCGACGCTCTCGCCAGAGGTGGGCGGGCGCTCGTGGGCGGTGCCGACGCGGTCGGCGACCGCTACGTGCGGCCGACCGTGCTGGTTGACGTGCCCGAGGACTCCGTCGCCGTGCGTGAGGAGACGTTCGGTCCGACGGTCACCGTGACGCGGGTTTCCGACATGGACGAGGCGATCGAGAAGGCGAACGACTCCGCGTACGGACTCGGTTCCACGGTGTTCTCGCGGCGTCGCGGCATGGAACTCGCCAGGCGGCTGCGGACGGGCATGACGGCGATCAACGCGCCGCTCGCATTCGCGGGTATCGCGACGCTGCCCTTCGGTGGCATGGGCGAGTCCGGGTTCGGTCGCATCCACGGGCCGGAGGGACTGCGGGAGTTCGCGCGGCCGAAGGCCATCGCGCGGCAGCGCTACCGCATGCCGTTGGCGATGACGACGTTCGCCAGGACGGCGAGGACCGACGAGCTCGTCGGCAAGCTCATCACGGTCCTGCACGGCAGGCGCTGAGGTTCGAGCGCTCGACACCATCACCCAGGACGATCAGGCGCCACCTGTAGTGATCTGAAGGTGACGTCTCGAAAGAATGCCGGAAGATTGGCCATCTTTCGAATATTTCGACTAACCTCTCAGGTGAGCGCCATGCAGAGGCGCGGCGGTCGCGCAGCCACTGGCCGGCACCGACATCTGGCGAAGGAGAAGATGATGTCCACGAGCACGCTTGAAGAGCGGACCGTCTTCCCGCCAGAGGAGTCACAGCATCGGGAGGAGCTCGGAAGGCTGGCCGCCGTCCTGCACGCGCACACGGCTGGCGGGTGCAGGGCCGACGTTGCCAGGCTGGTGGGGCCAGATGGTGGGGAAGTGGCCCTTCCTGGAGAGTTGTACCGTCTGCTCCTGCGGGTCGTCGATGACCTGAACAACGGGTTCGCCGTGGTCATCCAACCGTCGAACGCCGTGCTCACGACGCAGGAGGCCGCCGACCTGCTGCACATATCACGCCCCACTCTCGTGAAGTTGCTCGAGCGGGGCGAAATCCCCTATCACAAGATCGGCCGCCACCGTCGTGTCTACCTCCGCGATGTGCTCGAATACGACGAGCGAACGCGGCGCGAACGCGAGGCCGCTCTCGACGAGATGGCTCTTGAGTCCGCGCATGACGGAACGGCCGACCGGATCACCGGGTTCATCTCGACGAGGTGACGAGGTAGTGAAGCCTGCGGTGATCGAGCGCGCGCTCATCTCGCGTTATCGAGGTCTCTCACACTCCGGGTAGTGCACGCTACGGAGCGTGGCTTTCCCGGTGCTGCTCGATGCGTGCGTCTTGGTCCCGTACGACATATCGGACTTGTTGCTGCGCCTTGCGAGCGAGAAGACATACAGGCCCCTATGGTCCGCGGACATCCTGCGGGAAACCGAGCGAGCACTGGTAACGAAGCTGGGTATGTCGCCAGAGAAGGTAGGCAGGCGGCTCAGCCGTATGCGCGAGCATTTCCTCGACGCCGAGGTCGAGGGCTACGAGGATCTGATCGATGCAATGCAATGCGAGAAGAATGACCGCCATGTCCTGGCGGCTGCGGTGCGTGGCAATGCTTCGGTGCTCGTGACGGCGAACCTCAAAGACTGTCCGGACGCGGCCTTGGAGCCTTACGACATCGTCGTTCTCAGCCCGGACGAGTTCCTGCTGGATCAGCTCGACCTCTACCAGGAGAAGGCTCTCGCGGTGCTGCGAAAGCTGGTGGCAGCACGGCGGAAGCCCCCGGAAACGCCGGCCACCTTCCTGAACAAGCTTCAGCCTTACGTCCCCGGATTCGTCGAGGAAGCGCGAAAGATGCTCGGAGTGTCGGGATCGTTCCCCTTACCGCCTGCGGAAGGGGCACTTCCACCACCACGGCTGCCGCGATGATGGCGATGCGCACGGATACTCACCGCAAACCGCCGGTGCGCCCGGCTCGGGTGATCTCGGCAGGCGAACCCCGGGACGGTGCATGATCTGGTGGCGCACCGTCACCGTTGGCGGCGTGGTTTGCGCCGATCCGGCGAATCGACGCCGATTGCCCCACCACAGGCAACGTTTCGCGATACACACACGTCTTCTGTGTGTGGGAGCTGGGTGACGAGCGAAGCTCAGGGGCCGAGGGGTGTCGGGGGCTTCTCGGCCCCTGGGTTACGCTCTATGGGCATTGACCTGCGCAGAGTCTAGGAGCAGCCTGTCGTGGCCCGTGTAGTCGTCGACGTCATGCCCAAGCCCGAAATCCTCGATCCCCAAGGCCAGGCCGTCGCCGGCGCGCTCGGCCGACTCGGCTTCTCCGGGGTCACCGAGGTCCGTCAGGGCAAACACTTCGAGCTGGAAGTCGATGACAGCGTCGATGACGAGACGCTCGCCAAGATCGCGGAAGGCTTCCTCGCCAACCCGGTGATCGAGGAGTGGACGATCCGGAGGATCGACCGATGAGCCCCCGCATCGGCGTCATCACCTTCCCCGGCACGCTCGACGACGTGGACGCCGCGCGTGCTGTGCGGCGCTCCGACGCCGAAGCCGTTCCGCTGTGGCACGGTGACGCCGACCTCAAGGGCGTTGACGCGGTGGTCGTCCCCGGCGGCTTCTCCTACGGCGACTACCTGCGGTGCGGTGCCATCGCCAAGTTCGCGCCCGTGATGAGTTCCGTCATCGACGCGGCCCGCAAGGGCATGCCGGTTCTGGGGATCTGCAACGGGTTCCAGATCCTCTGCGAGGCCGGTCTCCTTCCCGGTGCTCTCGTGCGCAACGACAAGCTGCACTTCGTGTGTCGCGACCAGTGGCTGCGGGTCGAGAACAACACCACGAGCTGGACGACGCGATACGACGAGGGTGCCGAGATCCTCATCCCGCTCAAGTCGGGTGAGGGCGGTTACATGGCCGATGAGGCGACGCTCGACGAGCTGGAGGGCGAGGGGCGCGTCGTGTTCCGCTACGTCGATGGCAACCCCAACGGCTCGCGGCGGGACATCGCAGGGGTGTGCAGCCCCGACGGCCGTGTCGTGGGTCTCATGCCACATCCCGAACACGCGATCGACGCGCTCACGGGGCCGTCGGACGACGGCCTCGGTGTGTTCTACTCCGCACTCGACGCCGTGAACTCGCTGGTCACGTCGGCATGACGAAACACTGCGGTTAGTCTGGTCTCGTGGCAGCACCTCACGTGGACACCCCCGCCGACACCACCGCCTTCGCCGAGCAGACGCCGGATCAGCCTCAGCCGTACGCGGAGCTGGGACTGGCCGACGACGAGTACGCGCGTATCCGCGAGATCCTCGGGCGAAGGCCCACGGACGCCGAACTCGCCATGTACTCGGTGATGTGGAGCGAGCACTGCTCGTACAAGTCGTCCAAGAAGCATCTCGCCTACTTCGGCGAGACCACGACGCCGGAGATGCGCGAGAAGATGCTCGCAGGCATCGGTGAGAACGCCGGTGTCGTGGAGATCGGTGACGGCTGGGCCGTCACGTTCAAGGTGGAGAGCCACAACCATCCGTCCTATGTGGAGCCTTATCAGGGCGCTGCGACGGGTGTCGGCGGCATCGTGCGGGACATTCTCGCGATGGGTGCGCGTCCACTCGCCGTGGCCGATCCGCTCCGCTTCGGGCCTGCCGACGCTCCCGACACCCGGCGTGTCCTGCCCGGCGTCGTGGCCGGTATCGCCGGGTACGGCAACTGCCTCGGCCTTCCGAACATCGGCGGCGAGGTGGTCTTCGACGAGAGTTACTCAGGCAACCCGCTGGTCAACGCGCTGTGCGTGGGAGCGATGCGTGTCGAGGATCTGCACCTCGCGCACGCTTCGGGAACCGGCAACAAGATCATCCTGTTCGGTGCGCGCACCGGACTCGACGGCATCGGCGGTGTCTCCGTCCTCGCCAGCGACACGTTCTCGGGCGACGAGAGTTCCGGTGGCCGTAAGAAACTGCCCAGCGTGCAGGTCGGCGACCCGTTCACCGAGAAGGTGTTGATCGAGTGCACGCTGGAGCTGTTCGCGAAGAAGCTCGTCGTGGGCATCCAAGACCTCGGCGGCGCGGGCTTGGCCTGCGCGACCTCGGAGCTGGCCGCGGCAGGCGACGGCGGCATGCACGTGAACCTCGACCGCGTCCCGCTTCGCGCGCAAGGCATGACCCCGGCGGAGATCCTGTCCAGCGAGTCGCAGGAGCGGATGTGCGCGGTCGTCCGCCCGTCCGATGTGGACGCCTTCATGGAGGTGTGCCGCAAGTGGGACGTCATCGCCACCGAGATCGGTGAGGTGACGGACGGCGACAGGCTCGTCATCGACTGGCACGGCCAGACCGTCGTCGATGTGCCGCCGCGAACGGTGGCGCATCAGGGCCCGGTCTACGACCGTCCCTACGCGCGCCCCGCGAAGCAGGACGAGCTGGAGTCGGACACTCCCGGCACGCTGCCTCGTCCGTCCACTCCGGACGAGATTCGCGAGACGCTGCTGCGCATGATCGCCTCTCCCAACCTGGCTTCGAAGGAATGGGTCACGCAGCAGTACGACCGCTATGTGCGGGGCAACACGGTGTTGTCGCAGCCCGCTGACTCGGGGATGATCCGCATCGACGAGTCCACAGGGCGTGGTGTCGCGGTTTCGACGGACTGCAACAGCAGGTACGTCTACCTCGACCCGTACGCGGGCACACAGCTCGCGCTGGCCGAGGCGTACCGCAACGTGGCCACCAGCGGCGCGATGCCTATCGCCGTGACCAACTGCCTCAACTTCGGCTCGCCGCGCGATCCCGGTGTCATGTGGCAGTTCGAGCGGGCCGTTCACGGCCTCGCCGACGGCTGCGCGCAGCTCGGTGTCCCCGTCACCGGCGGCAACGTGAGCTTCTACAACCAGACCGGCGACCAGGCGATCCTGCCCACACCGGTGGTCGGCGTGCTCGGCGTGATCGACGATGTGAGCCGTCGCATCCCCACCGGCTTCGGTGCCGAGCCTGGCGAGACCCTGCTCCTGCTCGGCGAGACGCACGACGAGTTCGGTGGCTCCGCGTGGGCGCAGGTCATGCACGGGCACCTCGGTGGCCGACCTCCGAAGGTGGACCTCGAAAGGGAACGCCTGATCGCCGAGATCCTGGTGGCCGGTTCGCGCGACGGCATGATCTCCGCGGCTCACGACGTGTCCGAAGGCGGGCTGGCGCAGACGATCGTCGAGATGGCGCTGGTCGGTCAGTGCGGTGCCAGGATCGTGCTCGACCCCGACGAGGACCCGTTCGTCCAGCTTTTCTCGGAGTCGGCGGGACGGGTGCTCGTCGCCGTACCGAGGACGGAGGAGCTGCGTTTCACGGAGATGTGCTCCGCGCGTGGCCTTCCGTGGCGAAAGACCGGTGTCGTGGACCCCGAGTCCGGCGCCGTGCAGATCCAGGACATCGCCGATCTCGGCCTCGACGAGCTTCGCGAGGCTTGGGAGAGCACGCTTCCCACACTGTTCGCCTGATCTCCGCGCCTGCGAGAGGCCGAGCTTCTCCATACTTACTGAGAGGCCGAGCCTCTCCACGTCGGCGAGAGGCCGAGGGGCTGTGAGTGGTCGTCCCGCTCACGGCCCCTCGGCTTTCGAGGTCAGTAGAGGACCGCGCTGGCGATGCAGAACGGGCCGTCGAAATCGTTGGTGAGCAGCACGAGATCGCCGACCGAGCTGACGAAGATGGCGTTGGCTGCGACCTCAGTGGTAATCACGTCCTCGGTCTGCCACGTGGTCCCGGCGGCGGCGGCTTCCTTGAGCGTGGCTTTCGTGTTGTCACTCACGCCTTCGCACATCATGCCGAGCAGCGCATCCGGGTCGTCCGAGTTCAGCACCGTACCGACCTCGTGGATGAACGCCGCGCTGTCTCCCGACGCTGTGCCGTCTTGCGAACCTTCGTCCCCGGTCTGTGAGGGGTATCCCGCGGCCGGATCGTCGAGACCGCCCGAACTGTGGGTCTCGATGCCGGCGTCCTGCCAGCACCACGTGCCGTTCTCCTGCCCGAGTGTGGCGGTGAGGGGGTAGTTCTGGCCCTCAATGGCGGCGTTGCCCTGCACGGTCGCCTGAGTACCCGACACCTGCGGCTCACCGTTGATGGTGACCTGGCCCAGTTGACCGGCGACCCCGATGGCCTGGTGCACCATCTGCGTCGCGTTCGCGCAGGCCAGCCCGTTCAGCGTGGCCCTGTCACCTGACGTCAGTCCTGTGCTGATCTGCTGCGCGACCGCGGCCGGGCTGCCAGCCGTGTTCCCCTTGTCGTCGCCGCCAGCTCCGGAGTGCTCGTCGCCCAGCAGGAACCCGGGTGCGAGCAGACCTGTGACGAGAAACGCGACGACGGCGACGGCCGCTGCCGAGATCCCGATCCACAGACCTGTCTTGCTCTTCTTCGGTGGTTGCTGCGGTCCCCAGCCGCCGCCTTGCTGGCCGTACTGCTCCTGCGGGTAGCTCTGGAATTGCGGAAAGCCCTGTGCCTGCGGAAAGCCCTGTGCCTGCGGGAAGCCTTGTGTCTGTGGGAAGCCTTGTGTCTGCTGAGGGAATCCGCCCGAGGCAGGCCCGCCGTAAGGCATGCCCGACTGCTGGCCGTACGGATCGGCGGCAGGCTGCTGACCGTACGGAGTCTGCCCGTACGGGTTCTGGCCGTACGGAGAATCTCCGGGTTGCGGTGGGTACGTCATGACTTGTCGCCTTCCATGGCTTTCGGGCCGGCTTTCCGCCTGCGGGGCGCCCCGGCGTGGCGCTCCTTGACTGCCTCAGACGTCGCGAACCAAGGCCGCGGTTCCCCACGAACGCCAGCGCCCGTGCATCGTGTCCTGCGAGGCAGGTCCCTTCAGTAGTGCAGGGCGTGGTAGACGCAGAACTCGCCGTCGCCGTTGTCGGCGGCGATCGAGAGGGCGCTGCCGTCGTCGCCGGTCAGTGTCAGATCGACAGAGAGGACGCCGTCCTCGTCCGTTTCCGAGGTGGCGGGACCGTCGGCGGTGTAGGTGACGTTGCTGGATGCCGCATCCTCGAGGTTGCTCATGGTCGAGTCCATGCCGGGGCACACCAGGCTCGCCACGTCCGCGGTGTCACCACCGTTCACTGTGGACACGACCTTGTCGAGGAACTTCTCGCCCATCTCGGTGGCATCGGGTGAGCCGGGTGACCCTGGCCCACCCGGGACGGCACTGGTGTCACTCTCGGGCTGGATCGCGGCTTTGATGGCGAGGTCCTGCCAGCACCAGGAGTCGTCCCGCTTGGTGAGCGTGTTCTCGAAGGTGATGGGTTCGCCGTAGAAGGTGACGCCGTACTTCACGACGGCGGTGTCGCCGTTCTCCTGCGCCTCGCCGACGAGTTCGGCGTCGGAGACCTCGCTGATCTCGGCGATGGTGGCCTCGACCATTCCGGTGGCACGTGGGCAGGCCATTTCCTGGAGCGCGGCCGTGTCCCGGTTGCCGAGAGCGTCCCTGAGCCGCACGGCCAGAGCCTGAGCACTGTCACCATCCGCGTTGGTGCCCTGCGAACCCTTCGAGCCGTCGTCGAGGAGGAAGCCGGGAGCGACGAAGGCGGTGATGACGAATGCCACCACGGCGACGGCGGTCAGGGAAAGAACGACCCACAGGCCGGTTCTGCTCTTCTTCGGCGGCTGCTGCGGTCCCCAGCCGCCGCCCTGCGTGCCGTAGGGATTGTGGCCCTGCGAGTACTGCCCGCCGGGGTAGCTCGGGAGAACCGGGTAGTTCGGAACGCCCGGGTTGCCGGGGTGGCCCTGAGGCTGGTGCCCGGGCTGCGGTGGATACGTCACGACCGTGCCTTCCATAAGAACGAGGGAAGTCCCGCTCCCCGTGAAGCGCTCCCTGGATCTCCCTCGCACAGTCCGAAGATCGCGACTCCCCGAATTGCGAGCGGCTTGCGCATTCTGCCCGCTCGCCGTGACCGGCTGCGGCGTGGGGGGCCAGGTGGTCGGCATGACGAAGAGGGCTCCCACCCAGCGTGTCCGGGTGGAAGCCCTCCGTGGCGGTCGGGTCATGCTCAGCCGGTGGCGAGAACCTTCAGCCGGTCGTACGAGCCGTTGAACGAGTTCTGGTCGATCGGGCTCGACGTGTACTGCCAGATCGTGTGGTAGCCCCAGTTGTACGGCAGCTCACCCACCGTGGAGGCGTAGCGGGCAACCCACAGCGGCGCGGTGCTGGAGAAGTCGCCTGCCGTGCCGACGCACTGGTTCCACCAGCTCGTCGAGGTGTAGATCACCGGCCACCTGCCGGTGCGGGAGTAGTAGGTGTCGTGGAAGTCCTTGATCCACGCCGCCATCTGCGCCTTCGTCTTGCCGTAGCAGGTGGAGCCGTACGGGTTGTACTCCACGTCCAGCGCGCCGGGCAGGGTCTTGCCGTCACGGGACCAACCGCCGCCGTTGTTGACAAAGAAGTTGGCCTGCGTGGCGCCGGACGACACGTCCGGCCGCGCGAAGTGGTAGGAACCCCGGATCATTCCGACGTTGTAGGAACCGTTGTACTGCTGCGCGAAATAGGGATTCTTGTAGGTTGTTCCCTCTGTCGCCTTCACGTAGGCGAATCGCTTGCCCTGATTCCACCAGTAGGACCAGTCAACGTTTCCTTGCCAGCTGCTGACGTCGATACCCGGAACCGTGGCGTAGGCACTCACCCCGTCGGAGTTCAGGCCCTGCGGTTCCAGTGCGCGCCGTTTCGTGTAGGAGTTCGAGTGGTCGCCCTCGTGCTTGCGGATCTGCGACCCCATCGCGTGATCGACCTGGCCCCTGGCATCGGCGTTCGTCCCAGGAGCGACTTCGGCCGCCGCAGGGGTCAGCGCGCCGAGCAGGAGCGCGCTGACGGACGCGGCGAAGCTTGCGGCGGCGATCCGCCATCTTCTCCGTCCGATACTCATCGGAGGTGTCCTTTCCTCGACTGTGCCCTCGCTTCGAACCGTTCACTTAACGTCGCGGTTCGGCGGTCGATTGTGGGCACAGCGCGCCGAGGTTGTCACTAGTTGGCGTGAAAACTTTAGGCTGGGTGGGGAATTTTCCCGCCCGAATGCCGACGAAAGAGG comes from Saccharomonospora xinjiangensis XJ-54 and encodes:
- a CDS encoding proline-rich domain-containing protein, yielding MEGTVVTYPPQPGHQPQGHPGNPGVPNYPVLPSYPGGQYSQGHNPYGTQGGGWGPQQPPKKSRTGLWVVLSLTAVAVVAFVITAFVAPGFLLDDGSKGSQGTNADGDSAQALAVRLRDALGNRDTAALQEMACPRATGMVEATIAEISEVSDAELVGEAQENGDTAVVKYGVTFYGEPITFENTLTKRDDSWCWQDLAIKAAIQPESDTSAVPGGPGSPGSPDATEMGEKFLDKVVSTVNGGDTADVASLVCPGMDSTMSNLEDAASSNVTYTADGPATSETDEDGVLSVDLTLTGDDGSALSIAADNGDGEFCVYHALHY
- a CDS encoding aldehyde dehydrogenase family protein, with translation MTSTEQAVETFDSLNPATDEVVGTHPVHDADAVEAAVTRARAAATWWASLGFDGRAERLRRWKGVLARRLPELCELVSAETGKPEGDAQLEIVLAIEHIEWAARNAKKVLGPKRRSSGLLLSNQVATVEYQPLGVVGVIGPWNFPVFTPLGSVAYALAAGNAVVFKPSEYTPGVGAWLVDAFAEVVGEKPVLQLVTGFGATGAALVGADVDKIAFTGSAATGKKIMAAAADRLTPVVIEAGGKDALIVDADADLDAAADAAVWGAFWNAGQTCVGVERVYVHTAVYEEFVAKLTRLAREVRPGEHYGPMTMRSQLGVVRRHIADALARGGRALVGGADAVGDRYVRPTVLVDVPEDSVAVREETFGPTVTVTRVSDMDEAIEKANDSAYGLGSTVFSRRRGMELARRLRTGMTAINAPLAFAGIATLPFGGMGESGFGRIHGPEGLREFARPKAIARQRYRMPLAMTTFARTARTDELVGKLITVLHGRR
- the purQ gene encoding phosphoribosylformylglycinamidine synthase subunit PurQ, whose protein sequence is MSPRIGVITFPGTLDDVDAARAVRRSDAEAVPLWHGDADLKGVDAVVVPGGFSYGDYLRCGAIAKFAPVMSSVIDAARKGMPVLGICNGFQILCEAGLLPGALVRNDKLHFVCRDQWLRVENNTTSWTTRYDEGAEILIPLKSGEGGYMADEATLDELEGEGRVVFRYVDGNPNGSRRDIAGVCSPDGRVVGLMPHPEHAIDALTGPSDDGLGVFYSALDAVNSLVTSA
- the purS gene encoding phosphoribosylformylglycinamidine synthase subunit PurS, giving the protein MARVVVDVMPKPEILDPQGQAVAGALGRLGFSGVTEVRQGKHFELEVDDSVDDETLAKIAEGFLANPVIEEWTIRRIDR
- a CDS encoding lysozyme translates to MSIGRRRWRIAAASFAASVSALLLGALTPAAAEVAPGTNADARGQVDHAMGSQIRKHEGDHSNSYTKRRALEPQGLNSDGVSAYATVPGIDVSSWQGNVDWSYWWNQGKRFAYVKATEGTTYKNPYFAQQYNGSYNVGMIRGSYHFARPDVSSGATQANFFVNNGGGWSRDGKTLPGALDVEYNPYGSTCYGKTKAQMAAWIKDFHDTYYSRTGRWPVIYTSTSWWNQCVGTAGDFSSTAPLWVARYASTVGELPYNWGYHTIWQYTSSPIDQNSFNGSYDRLKVLATG
- a CDS encoding PIN domain-containing protein yields the protein MAFPVLLDACVLVPYDISDLLLRLASEKTYRPLWSADILRETERALVTKLGMSPEKVGRRLSRMREHFLDAEVEGYEDLIDAMQCEKNDRHVLAAAVRGNASVLVTANLKDCPDAALEPYDIVVLSPDEFLLDQLDLYQEKALAVLRKLVAARRKPPETPATFLNKLQPYVPGFVEEARKMLGVSGSFPLPPAEGALPPPRLPR
- the purL gene encoding phosphoribosylformylglycinamidine synthase subunit PurL, whose protein sequence is MDTPADTTAFAEQTPDQPQPYAELGLADDEYARIREILGRRPTDAELAMYSVMWSEHCSYKSSKKHLAYFGETTTPEMREKMLAGIGENAGVVEIGDGWAVTFKVESHNHPSYVEPYQGAATGVGGIVRDILAMGARPLAVADPLRFGPADAPDTRRVLPGVVAGIAGYGNCLGLPNIGGEVVFDESYSGNPLVNALCVGAMRVEDLHLAHASGTGNKIILFGARTGLDGIGGVSVLASDTFSGDESSGGRKKLPSVQVGDPFTEKVLIECTLELFAKKLVVGIQDLGGAGLACATSELAAAGDGGMHVNLDRVPLRAQGMTPAEILSSESQERMCAVVRPSDVDAFMEVCRKWDVIATEIGEVTDGDRLVIDWHGQTVVDVPPRTVAHQGPVYDRPYARPAKQDELESDTPGTLPRPSTPDEIRETLLRMIASPNLASKEWVTQQYDRYVRGNTVLSQPADSGMIRIDESTGRGVAVSTDCNSRYVYLDPYAGTQLALAEAYRNVATSGAMPIAVTNCLNFGSPRDPGVMWQFERAVHGLADGCAQLGVPVTGGNVSFYNQTGDQAILPTPVVGVLGVIDDVSRRIPTGFGAEPGETLLLLGETHDEFGGSAWAQVMHGHLGGRPPKVDLERERLIAEILVAGSRDGMISAAHDVSEGGLAQTIVEMALVGQCGARIVLDPDEDPFVQLFSESAGRVLVAVPRTEELRFTEMCSARGLPWRKTGVVDPESGAVQIQDIADLGLDELREAWESTLPTLFA
- a CDS encoding helix-turn-helix domain-containing protein — encoded protein: MSTSTLEERTVFPPEESQHREELGRLAAVLHAHTAGGCRADVARLVGPDGGEVALPGELYRLLLRVVDDLNNGFAVVIQPSNAVLTTQEAADLLHISRPTLVKLLERGEIPYHKIGRHRRVYLRDVLEYDERTRREREAALDEMALESAHDGTADRITGFISTR